The following proteins are encoded in a genomic region of Neomicrococcus aestuarii:
- a CDS encoding TetR/AcrR family transcriptional regulator → MIPVKTKRYHHGNLREELVRVGLDLAREGGPPAIKLREAARRIGVTPSAAYRHFAGQEGLLLAVKAEVLRELTVAMTAKVQALPEDSSPFAKVRAASAAYFEFGILTTGLYGVLLDTVDNLPHLSRDVQEKVATDLDAVEMVYPSTRFPFTYMLTLVAQTQASRNERFDTALVVWAAVHGITTMCATGPLRLEPVEHKRSLFETTINSIAQGLKI, encoded by the coding sequence GTGATCCCTGTCAAAACGAAGCGTTACCATCACGGGAACCTCCGTGAAGAACTGGTGCGGGTGGGGTTGGACTTAGCGCGCGAGGGTGGGCCGCCAGCAATCAAGCTACGCGAAGCCGCCAGGCGCATTGGAGTTACCCCCTCCGCGGCGTATCGACACTTCGCCGGGCAAGAAGGACTTTTGCTCGCAGTAAAGGCCGAAGTGCTGCGCGAATTGACCGTAGCGATGACTGCAAAAGTCCAAGCGCTACCGGAGGATTCTTCTCCGTTCGCCAAGGTCAGAGCCGCCTCTGCGGCCTACTTCGAATTCGGAATTCTGACCACCGGCCTCTACGGAGTCCTGTTGGATACGGTGGATAACCTGCCGCACCTCTCGCGAGACGTCCAAGAAAAAGTTGCCACGGATCTGGACGCTGTGGAGATGGTGTATCCCTCCACGCGCTTCCCGTTCACGTACATGCTCACCCTCGTGGCGCAGACGCAAGCGTCACGGAATGAACGCTTCGACACCGCCCTTGTGGTGTGGGCTGCGGTCCACGGCATCACCACCATGTGCGCCACCGGGCCGCTTCGGCTAGAACCGGTGGAACACAAGCGCAGCCTCTTCGAGACCACCATCAACTCCATCGCGCAAGGCTTGAAGATATAG
- a CDS encoding EamA family transporter has product MKPLTGIGVALVSAIIFGTSGSFAKSLLEAGWSTGAAVTWRMTGAGLVLLIPAILALRGQWRILLANWKPILLFGAFGVAACQLAYFHAVERLSVGVALMLEYLAPVMIVLILWIQHRKAPRAMTIVGTILAFGGLVLVLNLGASERIDFIGVLWGLVAAVGLVVYFFVTAEENDTLPPIVLATAGLFVGAAIMGLAGLLRIIPMETSFVDVTLAGAVVPWWVALLGLILISTAFAYVTGIMAARALGSKVASFVSLFEVVAAVLWAWLFLGELPLPIQLLGGLLIFAGVVLVRWDELRSEPTDDDHVMPSDYPIPGVPAETGAINVVRASEPSSR; this is encoded by the coding sequence ATGAAACCCCTCACAGGAATTGGTGTGGCGCTGGTGTCCGCCATCATTTTTGGCACCTCCGGCTCTTTCGCGAAGTCGCTGCTTGAAGCAGGATGGAGCACGGGCGCGGCCGTCACCTGGCGCATGACCGGGGCCGGTCTGGTGCTGCTGATTCCTGCGATCCTTGCGCTGCGCGGCCAATGGCGGATCCTGCTTGCCAACTGGAAGCCCATCCTGCTGTTTGGTGCTTTCGGTGTGGCCGCCTGTCAGCTCGCGTACTTCCATGCCGTGGAGCGGTTGAGCGTAGGCGTTGCGCTCATGCTCGAGTACTTGGCGCCCGTCATGATCGTCTTGATCCTGTGGATTCAACACCGCAAAGCGCCACGCGCCATGACCATCGTGGGTACCATCTTGGCATTTGGCGGGCTGGTACTTGTGCTCAACCTGGGCGCTTCTGAGCGGATCGACTTCATCGGCGTGCTCTGGGGACTCGTGGCCGCCGTGGGCCTGGTGGTCTACTTCTTCGTGACCGCTGAAGAGAACGACACTCTGCCGCCTATTGTTCTTGCCACCGCGGGCCTCTTCGTCGGTGCCGCCATCATGGGCCTCGCCGGTCTGCTTCGCATCATTCCCATGGAAACGTCATTCGTGGACGTGACTCTTGCAGGTGCCGTGGTCCCATGGTGGGTTGCGCTGCTGGGATTGATCCTGATTTCGACGGCGTTCGCGTACGTCACCGGAATCATGGCGGCTCGCGCGCTGGGTTCGAAGGTCGCTTCCTTCGTGTCCCTCTTTGAGGTGGTGGCCGCCGTGCTCTGGGCGTGGCTGTTCCTCGGCGAACTCCCGCTCCCCATCCAGCTCTTGGGCGGCTTGCTGATCTTCGCCGGCGTGGTGCTGGTGCGGTGGGACGAGCTGCGTTCCGAACCCACCGATGATGACCACGTTATGCCGAGCGACTATCCGATTCCCGGCGTTCCGGCCGAGACCGGAGCTATTAACGTGGTGCGGGCATCGGAACCAAGTTCCCGCTGA
- a CDS encoding CGNR zinc finger domain-containing protein: MPLFAPDTVTSLTSLVNLINTGTSPVDGLITVADLAEFLATERFSGFVAGTPAELRDVRQLRRRLTEIWGLEDHAAVPEINSLLRSARALPQLVKHDDWDYHIHATSPDASLSDRLGTEAAMALVDVVRSREWNRLKTCASPECNNVHLDLSRNRSKKFCDSGNCGNRENVRAYRARQAVI; encoded by the coding sequence ATGCCACTCTTTGCCCCAGACACTGTCACGAGCCTCACCTCGCTCGTGAATCTCATCAATACCGGCACCTCACCAGTGGATGGGTTGATCACCGTGGCAGACCTCGCAGAATTCCTCGCAACCGAGCGCTTCTCCGGATTCGTCGCCGGCACCCCGGCCGAGCTTCGCGACGTACGCCAGCTGCGTCGTCGTCTGACGGAAATTTGGGGATTAGAGGACCACGCCGCCGTCCCCGAGATCAATTCCCTCTTGCGGTCTGCGCGAGCCCTCCCCCAGCTGGTCAAGCACGATGACTGGGATTACCACATTCACGCCACATCCCCTGATGCCTCACTCTCGGATCGCTTGGGAACAGAGGCCGCCATGGCACTGGTGGATGTGGTGCGCTCACGCGAGTGGAACCGACTCAAAACGTGTGCGTCACCAGAGTGCAACAACGTGCACTTGGATTTGTCCCGGAACAGGTCCAAGAAGTTCTGCGACTCCGGAAACTGTGGAAATCGTGAGAACGTCCGTGCCTACCGGGCCCGCCAAGCCGTAATCTAG
- a CDS encoding heavy-metal-associated domain-containing protein, which produces MNLLPVTNNSSCSCCSPKGGDEHGSSSATINLSNSQENTMSESLKVSIDGMTCGHCVASVTEEISSIEGVEKVDVDLNAGGISTATITSSKPIDETAVGEAVAEAGYTLVSNNG; this is translated from the coding sequence ATGAACCTACTTCCTGTCACCAACAATTCATCGTGCAGCTGCTGCTCCCCCAAGGGCGGCGACGAGCACGGTAGCAGCTCGGCCACTATCAATCTCAGCAATTCTCAGGAGAACACCATGAGCGAGTCCCTCAAAGTCAGCATTGACGGCATGACGTGCGGCCACTGCGTCGCATCCGTTACGGAAGAAATTTCCTCCATTGAAGGCGTCGAGAAGGTCGATGTTGACCTGAACGCCGGCGGAATTTCGACCGCAACCATCACTAGCTCGAAGCCGATCGACGAAACCGCAGTCGGCGAAGCTGTTGCGGAAGCTGGCTACACGCTAGTTTCCAACAACGGCTAG
- a CDS encoding exonuclease domain-containing protein, protein MFNGHFVVVDTETTGLFPGKHDRIAEIAVVTLDRSGEVVDRWETLVNPQRDLGKQSIHGISARDILSAPTFEDIVDELEWRLSGNVIVAHNLSFDARFLDAEFHRAGTPLPQYYLNSGMCTMRMVHRYLEGGGRSLQDCCDAFDITLDHAHTAGSDALAAATLLSRYLELDPDLPEWDAALSGAVSGSWRLSEPREIINPVLRSEFSGSRPQHFLDRIVNRLPEFKGPAEHENYLAVLDLALVDRVLSAHEEQQLVSVANDLGIGQEEAKALHHRYFQDLVQACWQDGVLTEDETSDLYQVANLLQIDLTTVHAALIKPKNTVVSSAQSAESPSTTTASHSGRFSLEPGTLVVLTGEMREPRDFIETKLRDAGYVPHSGVTKKVGLLVAADPDSLSGKAKKARDYGIPVVSEDYLWNQVLSR, encoded by the coding sequence TTGTTTAACGGACACTTCGTCGTGGTGGATACGGAAACCACGGGACTTTTCCCTGGAAAACACGACCGCATCGCCGAAATTGCGGTGGTAACTCTGGACCGCTCCGGCGAAGTGGTGGATCGCTGGGAAACACTCGTCAATCCTCAACGCGACCTCGGCAAGCAGTCGATTCATGGCATCTCCGCTCGCGATATCCTCAGCGCACCTACTTTCGAGGACATCGTGGACGAGCTGGAATGGCGCCTATCGGGAAACGTAATTGTGGCTCACAATCTGTCCTTCGATGCACGCTTCCTCGACGCGGAATTCCACCGTGCCGGCACCCCTTTGCCTCAGTACTACTTGAACAGCGGCATGTGTACCATGCGGATGGTTCACCGTTACCTTGAAGGCGGCGGACGTTCACTGCAAGACTGCTGCGACGCCTTTGATATCACGCTAGATCACGCGCATACCGCCGGAAGCGATGCCCTTGCCGCGGCAACTCTCCTGTCTCGCTACCTTGAGTTGGACCCGGATCTCCCAGAGTGGGATGCTGCTCTCTCTGGTGCCGTTTCTGGATCGTGGCGCTTGAGCGAGCCTCGAGAAATCATTAACCCGGTCCTCCGATCGGAATTCTCCGGATCAAGGCCACAGCATTTCTTGGACCGAATCGTTAACCGACTGCCCGAATTCAAGGGACCTGCCGAGCACGAAAACTATCTCGCGGTCCTCGACCTTGCACTTGTGGACCGAGTTCTCTCGGCGCATGAAGAACAGCAATTGGTGTCAGTAGCTAACGATCTGGGCATCGGGCAAGAGGAAGCTAAAGCCCTTCACCACCGATACTTCCAAGACCTCGTTCAGGCGTGCTGGCAAGACGGGGTGCTGACGGAGGATGAAACCTCAGATCTCTACCAAGTGGCGAACTTGCTGCAAATTGATCTGACTACGGTGCATGCTGCTCTCATCAAGCCGAAGAACACCGTAGTCTCGTCAGCCCAATCCGCAGAGTCACCATCTACTACGACCGCCTCGCACAGCGGACGCTTTTCACTTGAACCGGGCACTCTTGTAGTTCTTACTGGCGAAATGCGAGAGCCACGGGACTTCATCGAAACGAAGCTTCGCGATGCAGGCTACGTACCTCACAGTGGAGTTACGAAAAAGGTGGGACTGCTAGTCGCAGCCGACCCCGACTCTTTGTCAGGTAAGGCAAAGAAGGCTCGCGACTACGGCATTCCCGTGGTCAGCGAGGACTATCTATGGAATCAGGTTCTGAGTCGATAA
- a CDS encoding heavy metal translocating P-type ATPase, producing the protein MERVVELDIQGMTCASCVNRVERKLGKLPGVEATVNLPLESARVTVPDEVTDAQLLETVQAAGYQASLKAPLHAQYDAAAHHGEHGADTDPSMDNDAEAPQDHVNHMGKRGTAEYLKPRLIVAAVFTVPLFIISMIPGMQFANWGWWAFALATPVVLWAAWPFHRATLVNARHGASTMDTLVSLGVAAAYLFSVWQLLRDPGMTSHAHFGMAMDMSQHQLYFETAGVITTFLLLGRYLEARAKTRAGDALRALLDLGAKEANVLRDGKEVRVAATSLVPGDLLVVRPGEKIATDGYVVEGNSAIDTSLVTGESVPVEVGPDETVTGATINTSGRLVVRATRVGADTTLASMARLVSEAQTGKSKIARLADRISGIFVPVVIGIALLTFVLWWLIGGELEPAFVAAVSVLVIACPCALGLATPIGLLVGTGRGAQLGILIRGPEVLEDTRTVNTVLLDKTGTITEGKLSVSSVIAFGGASRTKLVALAAAAEQGSEHPIAKAIVDHAAALRSEGKLEDLPTPQTFESSAGGGVKSRVLTPARWHSGTPTGVDVLVGRPLFLMQQSIIFGKDQLESFTEAQEKGETVVALAVGGKALGYISLQDTIKPSSAAAIAELKAMGLRPVLLTGDNKAVAEKVAAEVGIAPEDVFADVLPEGKVESVKHLQAQGSVVAMVGDGVNDAPALAQADLGIAMGSGTDVAIEAADITLMGNSLTQVAQSIALSRKTLSTIKTNLFWAFAYNTLGIPIAAFGLLNPMIAGAAMAASSVLVVLNSLRLRGFARNQEAK; encoded by the coding sequence ATGGAACGGGTCGTCGAGCTCGATATTCAAGGGATGACGTGCGCATCCTGCGTTAATCGGGTGGAGCGAAAGCTCGGGAAGCTTCCGGGCGTGGAGGCGACAGTTAACCTGCCGCTCGAATCCGCGCGGGTGACGGTTCCCGATGAGGTCACGGACGCGCAGTTGCTGGAGACAGTTCAGGCTGCCGGCTATCAGGCCTCGCTCAAGGCACCTCTTCATGCCCAGTACGACGCCGCAGCTCACCACGGTGAGCACGGTGCGGACACGGATCCTTCGATGGATAACGACGCCGAGGCTCCGCAGGATCACGTGAACCATATGGGTAAGCGTGGAACTGCGGAGTACTTGAAGCCACGGTTGATTGTGGCTGCGGTTTTCACCGTTCCGTTGTTCATTATTTCCATGATTCCTGGAATGCAGTTCGCCAACTGGGGCTGGTGGGCCTTCGCGCTTGCTACCCCCGTGGTGCTGTGGGCGGCCTGGCCGTTCCACCGCGCCACCTTGGTGAATGCGCGTCACGGTGCGTCCACGATGGACACATTGGTGTCCTTGGGTGTTGCCGCCGCGTACCTGTTCTCGGTGTGGCAATTGCTACGCGATCCGGGAATGACGTCCCATGCCCACTTCGGCATGGCCATGGACATGTCCCAGCACCAGTTGTACTTCGAGACCGCGGGCGTGATCACCACGTTCCTCTTGTTGGGCCGCTATCTTGAAGCCCGCGCGAAGACTCGTGCCGGAGATGCTTTGCGTGCACTGTTGGATCTTGGTGCTAAAGAGGCGAATGTTCTGCGCGATGGCAAGGAAGTTCGCGTTGCCGCCACGTCTCTGGTTCCCGGGGATCTGTTGGTTGTTCGCCCTGGCGAGAAGATCGCGACGGATGGCTATGTGGTGGAAGGCAATTCCGCGATCGATACTTCTTTGGTGACAGGCGAGTCCGTTCCGGTGGAAGTCGGCCCAGATGAAACCGTCACCGGGGCCACCATCAACACCTCTGGCCGACTGGTAGTTCGCGCCACCCGCGTTGGCGCAGACACCACTCTGGCCTCGATGGCACGCTTGGTCTCGGAAGCTCAAACCGGTAAATCCAAGATCGCCCGCTTGGCCGATCGCATTTCGGGCATCTTCGTACCGGTGGTCATTGGCATCGCACTGCTGACCTTCGTGCTGTGGTGGCTAATTGGCGGGGAGCTGGAACCTGCTTTTGTGGCCGCCGTTTCCGTGCTGGTCATTGCCTGCCCGTGCGCTCTTGGCCTTGCGACCCCCATTGGCTTGCTGGTGGGAACCGGCCGAGGCGCACAGCTGGGCATCCTTATCCGCGGACCAGAGGTTCTCGAGGACACCCGCACCGTCAACACTGTGCTGTTGGATAAGACCGGAACCATCACTGAGGGCAAGCTATCTGTTTCTTCCGTGATCGCTTTCGGCGGCGCCTCCCGCACCAAGCTCGTGGCTCTGGCCGCAGCCGCGGAACAAGGCTCCGAACACCCCATCGCCAAGGCGATTGTGGATCATGCCGCCGCGCTTCGTTCCGAAGGAAAGCTGGAAGATCTCCCCACGCCACAGACGTTTGAGTCGTCCGCGGGTGGTGGCGTGAAGTCTCGCGTCCTTACCCCTGCGCGCTGGCACTCCGGCACCCCCACCGGGGTGGATGTCTTAGTGGGCCGACCCTTGTTCTTGATGCAGCAAAGCATCATCTTCGGCAAGGATCAGCTCGAATCCTTCACGGAGGCTCAGGAAAAGGGTGAGACCGTGGTGGCTCTTGCCGTGGGCGGTAAAGCTCTCGGTTACATTAGCCTCCAGGACACCATCAAGCCGTCGTCAGCCGCGGCTATCGCGGAGCTCAAGGCGATGGGCCTTCGTCCCGTATTGCTGACCGGCGACAACAAGGCCGTTGCCGAGAAGGTTGCTGCTGAAGTCGGTATTGCCCCCGAGGACGTCTTCGCGGATGTGCTTCCTGAAGGCAAGGTGGAGTCCGTCAAGCACTTGCAGGCTCAAGGGTCCGTGGTTGCAATGGTGGGCGATGGCGTGAACGACGCCCCCGCGCTGGCTCAGGCAGACCTTGGAATCGCCATGGGCTCGGGCACGGATGTGGCCATCGAAGCCGCGGACATCACCTTGATGGGCAATTCGCTCACCCAGGTAGCTCAGTCCATCGCGCTGTCCCGGAAAACGTTGTCCACCATCAAGACCAACCTGTTCTGGGCCTTCGCCTACAACACGCTCGGTATTCCGATCGCCGCCTTCGGCTTACTCAACCCCATGATCGCCGGCGCCGCCATGGCTGCGAGCTCAGTCCTCGTGGTGTTGAATTCGTTGCGTTTGCGCGGATTCGCTCGGAACCAAGAAGCCAAGTAA